aaggaagttgagtgtttctctgccattcgatattcctccgttgagaattctctgtttagctctgtaccccattttttaattggattacttggtttgttggtgtttaacttcttttttttttttttttttttggtgtttaacttcttgacttctttatatattctggatattagccctctgtcagatgtaactCTCCCTGGGaggcacagccttaccaggccacagaggaagatgatgctaaCCCTGAtggataggctggggtcagatagaaggggaggaagacctcccttttcagtgggctAGAGGAGGGacctagggggagaagagggagggggcgggACTGagaggaggggggctacagctgggataggaagtgaataaattgtaataaataataaataaacaaataaactaacTTAAAGAAAAAAGCCAGGACCAGGACGTGGGCATGGAACTGTCTTCCTTGTGCCACCACTGTCAGCTCTAATAGAGCCTCGCGGCTTTAGTGAGAGGCTTAGGAGCTAGGTGAAGCCCGTTTCCCAACACCACACCCGGTGGTGCCGACACACTGTGGGAGTTCCTCATCGTCCCCAGGCCCCCCTGAGGCTCAGCACAGCCCTCCCCCCCGGGACTGGATGACATAGGGGTCTCAGCTGAGCGTGTGCTGCTGGGGGTTAGAAAAGGGAAGACCAGCAATCTCTACCAAGACCAGATTTTGCTATTTTCAGGAACTGCACTGCAGTAAAAGGAGGAGTGCTCACCAACCCGAAAATGAGGACCAGACCGATTGAGTCTGCAGATGTGTTAACAGGACTGGAGAGTGGCTTAGCAGTTGCCccgtgtttggttcccagcacccacagggcagctcacaactgcctggaactccagttccaggggatcgaataccctcttctgacctccaagggcactgtGCACACGTGGTGGACAGACACACATACGGAGAAAACACATGTGCAtttaataagtaaatttaaagaCTTTATTAAGATGGTCGACTTTCTTTTATACATGAGTTCAGCCACAGACTGACCCCAAAAACCAACTCGAGTCAGCAGGAAAAAGTTGGGCCTCATGGCACCCAACAGGGAAATGAGAGGTGAAAATTCAAATTCCAGAAAGGTATTTGGTAACATACATTTGAAAAGACCCCCAATTTATCCAGTAAACAACTCcaagtcattttcttttaatgatttCCTTCTCCAGCTACAGACCAAGCcggtgtttattattattaaaaggcTAGTATCTTGCAAGCAACCTggatgtttcttttgtttctttgtttttggtccCAGTGTTGCCTCATTTGGCCTAAACACTCAGCTGGTGTCTGAATGTCTGGACCCTTTCTTGACTCCTTGTCCCCAGCCATCAGACTAGAAGTGCCAGGTGTGGTCGTGCAAGCCTCTTGTAGCTGTAAAGGCTGCTGTAAAGGCAATAGATGTTAATATTCTTGGAAGTGTCAGAGGGTGCTTCCAGACCTGACCCACCGGAGCCTCCCCATGAGTTAGGTCCTGCTGGGGTGCCCCAGGGGACACCAGATGGCACTACTATCCAGGCCTGGGGTGCTAAATGCAGAAGGACTGCTGATGGGAATGGGCGCTGTCTCTCCTAGGGGAGGTGTTACTTCCAGCTCTgtatgaggaggaagaggaggaggaagaggaagaggtcgAAGAAGATCAAGTAGAGAAAGGAGTCAGTTTGGGCTCCCTGTCTGTGGGCAAGCACCGGGGCCTGAGCCTCACAGAGACAGAGCTGGAGGAGCTGAGGGCTCAGGTGCTGCAGCTGGTGGCGGAGCTGGAAGAGACCCGGGAGCTTGCTGGGCAGCACGCAGACGACTCCCTGGAGCTTCAAGGTGAGCACCTGGGATGGGGCAGGGTGCCTGCCCCGAGGCTCTGCGGCTCCCTGTTTCCAAAGCGGGTGTCTCTCTCACTGCAGGGCTCCTGGAGGATGAACGTCTGGCCAGCGCCCAGCAGGCCGAAGTGTTCACCAAGCAGATTCAGCAGCTCCAAGGTACAGCCCTCGGGTCTAGACAGAGGGGCAGTGGCCACCCCGCTCAAACAAGCCTAACTCAGTCACCTCTCTCCTCTCTAGTCTTTTCTCACTCCTTTCTCCTTGCCCAttgttctcttcttcccttaatTTCCTGTCTTAACATTTCTCCATGGTGAGCCTGACCTCCTGTCTCCTGCCTTCCTATCTTTCATCTTCTTGCTGGggttccttctttcccttttctcttcctggcCTCCTCCTTCACCCCGCATGCATCCCTGTTTGCTTTGTTCTCTGCCCAGGGCCAGGGCTGTGATCAAGGCCGAGTTCCAGgctgtgtttctctttctggtccctcCAACGGTTAGGGGCAGGACTGGAGGACATGCCGGGTGTCTTTGAAGGCAACATGAGAACCCGAGTCCATGGCCCCCGAGGCCAGGCGGTGAGGCAGGCGTCCCACATTCCATTGCACTCATACCAAATAAAGAGGGAGCTTCCGACGCTTCTGAGGGCTTCCGGAAGGCCTGGAGGATCTGCCCCAGAAAACAGCAGGGCCTCTGTGGGGAGAGCTGAGATCAAGCCAAATGAACAGCATAAATGGAGGGGAAAAAACGTCTGGAAGCCTTCCTGGAGAGAACAAGCGAATATGtaagaggaggagcagaagagcAGAGTATAAGATGTAAGCAAAGGGAGAAGCAGGGAAGgtggcagagagaagaaaaatggcaGAGACACCTAGCACAGGgagggcttgggggggggggttggtttcACATCATCTAAACTTCTGGGTTTAGCTTTACCATGTACAGATTTTCTTGTCTTAGACAGAGAATCTAAGAGAATCTTACTCAGAGTCTCAGCTTCTTGTCTGTAAAACAGGGCTAACTCATTTGTCTGTCCACTCTTTGTTGAGAACCTTTATATTTAAAGGACCAACAAAGAACCCAGCTGACCGAATCCCTGAAGAGTCTGTTCCGAAGCCGGGCGGGGTGGTACAGGCTCATTTGTAATCTCAGTATGtgggaagtaaaggcaggaaaatcaggatTTTGATGCCAACCTTGACTACaagatgagttcaaggctatctgAGCTTCATGGGACCCTCCAAAGCCAGGCAGGGaggcacacaactgtaatcctagccctcaggaggcagaggcaagaagatctctaagagtttgaggccagcctggtctacaaagtgagtccaggacagccaaggctacacagagaaaccctgtcttcaaaacaacaaaacaaaaagaaaaaggaagagaaataaataaatcctaaaggAAAGCATAAACAATCTAAGTTCATGTGGCAAAACAGGCAATACATGCATGAACTCAGTATAAACATGTGATATGTGGACAGGAATAAAGTAGGTCTTAGGTAGGGAAAGCCCTCAAGAAGATGGTGCTTGGCTTGAGTCATGGGAAAGATCCAGCCATGGATCTGAGAGCAGAAGGAGCAGCAACTGTTGTGTTGGGGGCACAGCCAGGGTCATTCTGAAGTTCAtgtgaaggaaagagaaggttCCAAGAAGGCCAAGGTCTGGCTACAGCAGGCCTTTTAGGTCAGCTGACTGAGCTAGTTTTCATTGTAAGTGAAGTGGCCTCTGTAAGAGGTGTTTTCCAAGGCTGGGGGGGACtgatatgttttatatttttagctTAGCTTTGCCTTTGCTTTGTCATGGGGCTTGAATCCAAGGTTTTTGTTAAATTCTTCCCATGGAGCAAAATCCCTAAACTTTTGTTTGACATTTTCAAAAGAGTGCTTTAGATTCCAGGAGGAGGGGGTGAAGCATGCTAGTGGTCCGTTtaactgatttctttttctttctttttttttttcccccttttggtttttcaacacagggtttccctgtgtagccttggctgtcctggacttactttgtagactagggtggcctcgaactcagagatctgcctgcctctgcctcctgagtgctgggattacaggcctttgCCACCGTGCCTGATTGTTTTCTTTAACTAGGGCAGTAGAAATGGAGATGGTTCAGAACGTATTTTGAAGGTGGAGCCTTCACGGCCTTGCCGGGAGAAACTGGGTAAATACTGATATCCAATTAGCATGGAAAGCTTGGCAAGAAATTTGCTTGGGGGACTAGGGAAGCCATTTAAGTTTTTTTGCTGGATGAGTTTGATGTCCAAGTGAGTATGTGAAGGAGGCATTTGGATGTATGAATCCGGAACTGGGGCAGAAACAAGGCCTGGAAGTGAGATTCGGTAATTAATAGCCTGCAGACAGTATTATAGGCTGTGGGGTGTGGACATTCAGTCACAACAAGAGATaacagaggggagagaaagggtcCACAGAGACGCTGACCTAACCAGAGGCCCAAGATAGTAGGAGGACTGGGAAAAGAGATGCTATAGGAGGAACACCTAACTTCATTCTGTCCTGAAAGCCAAGAGCGAAAAAGGCTTCAAGGCAAGAGGGGTGGCGGCAGGAGTTGGCAAGATGGAGAACCGGGAGACATGGCAGACTGGATTGGGATTGGAGAGAGAACAGGAGGTCGGGTGGAGAACTGAGGACAGATCACGGTGATGTTCATAAAGAGAAGTAAGGGAAGGCGAAGTGAGGTCAAGGGAGAAGGTTTGTAAGAACCCCTTGATCTTGTTTGTACGGTGAAGGAAAGGTCCAGTTGAGCCTCCCAGTGCGGAGAAGGCTGAAAACCTGGAAGACCAGGAGAGCAGAGCCGCGGCTGCCTTTCTGTGGTCCCGGGGTGAGGGGCTGCGGGCCCCGCCTCCGGGGGGAGCAGAGCGAGACCTGTCCGTGCGCACGCGCGTTGCCCGTTTCCGCCAAGCGGGGGCGCTCGCGGCCTCAGAGGTACCTGGTGTTCAGAGGCGGTTCCGGCCGCGACAGGCCCCCCGGGGCGGCACCGGCCCGGAGGCGGGAGGCCCCCCTGGGAGACTGCTTGGTGGGGGGCCGCCGAGATGCAGGCCATAACCAGTAAGTGGGGGCTGCCTTCTGCGCCCCGCCGGCCGGCTCCCGAGCCCTCCGCCGCCCCCGGGGGCCCCCGAGGACCCCGGGGGCCCCAACCGGCGCCAGCTCTTTGGAACCTGGTCCCTCCCTGCCTTTCCAACCCCTGCCCGGGCCGCCCCATCCAGTGCCAGGGTGGGCCTGGGCCCCAGCAGCTCCCGAGTGAGGTTTGAGGATGCGCGCCGCCCAGGCCCCCGGGCCTCCGCCTCGTCACAGTGACCAgttgacacccccccccatgcCTCCCTCCAGCTGGACTGAGCTAGTCTAGCGCTCAGCCGGCCTCTCATACTGTGGAGTGTATTCGCGTTGTGGGGTGGCGTAGACGGTCTCCTTCTCTTGGCCATGAAGTTTCTGAAATCGGGCGACGTGCTGGTTTTGCTTCCGTCCTTTGAAACGGGAAGCCGCGCCTAGAGATACAGTGCAGTGCCGGACGCTTCCTGAGGTGCCCTGTCCACTTACCATTGGTATCTGCCACCAATCCGAATgggtccttcctttctctctgcgtTCCCCCTCCCCGTACAGTTTGACACAGGCCGGTCTCAAACTCCCAGGCTCTAGAGGGCTGCTACTACAGTCATGCACAACTGCGCCCTTGAATttggaggaggtgggggagaggcTAGGAAAAGGGGAAATGTGGATGTTTGGTAGAAAGAGCCGAGGAGAGGGCGTCAGGGCCCCATACCTCGTGAAGTCCAGTTCCTTTAATCCCTTAGTCCTGCTTCTGAGTTCTCACTGGAGTGCCTTTAACTGTCCGCTTTTGAGTGGTTTTCACCCTTTCCAAGTGGGTATCTGCATCCAGAAATCTGAGACGCAAAACTGGATGTGGTGACTCCAGGAGATAATCCCGTCCTTTGGGAGGCTGACACcgagtgagtttgagaccagcctgtgcCGCAGAATGAGACCCctccctgtcttaaaaacaacaaaacctcagaTACTCCACAGAGTTGTGACACATTTGCTTTGATAATTAAAATCTATGCGTGATCCACATGCAAAACGTAGAAATTGTGGAAACGGAGCAATGCAGCTATGAGGTTAAAATGCCCGTCACAGGTTGTCCCACTGCTCTGAGGcaattgctgtttttttttttttaatgtattttctgTGAATGTGTAAATTCACATTTCTGTGAATGTGAGTGTGCAGACGGGAGGGAGGGGTCAAGGTCAAGTGTCTTAGTCATTCTTCCCCTTGTTTTTGGTTCGGTCTCACTGAACCAAGATCTCGCTGATACAGCTAAACTGGCAAGCTGATCTGTGTATGCCTCCTACCCCCACTCCGCAGtcccaagggctggggttacTGACTGACACCACCATgtctaggttttgtttttgttttttaaggtggGGAGgttaggacagggtttctctgtgtagccttgaccatcctggactcactctgtagaccaggctggcctcaaacgcacagtgatccacctgcctcagcctcccgagggctgggatcacaggcgcgCGCCACCGCGCCTGGTGCCtgcatctgtctgtctatgtgtgtgggtgtgtctgcacatacacttgcacgccagaagagggcaccagcatTATAGAAGGTTGTTAGccgctctgtgggtgctgggaatcgaactctggacctctggaaaagcagtcagtgcccctaacggctgagccacctctccagcccgtgTGTGGGTTTTtctctgggtgctggggatcagaagTCTGGCCCTTATGCTTACACGGCAAGCGCTTTCCCCAGCCTTGAGGCAGCTGCTCTTTATGGCTTTGGGCATTGGTCTTTTTAGACCTTTCTGCTGTATCTTTCAATGTTTATGTTGTATAGTAactgacttgtttttctttctagataATGCATTATGGAAACACTTTCATATCTTTCCCGTTAGTAAAAATGTTTATGTGGACATAATGTTTTTGGAGGTCTAACTAACAATTGGCTTGTGCTAAGGCCCTTTGATTCAGACAGTTAAAGTTATCAGTCACCATGTAGGttttccatgttttattttcttatgatagacttctttttaaatttgacCTTGACTTACAAGTGCTGTCTTGCAGCCTGTGCTTATGGGGAATTTGGGGTAAGGGGGACCGCTGAGGCCCTGTATTTCCTAAGCTCCCAGGACAGATAAGTGAAAACCCTCTGCAATGTTTTtagctgtggaaaaaaaaaataatacgtAGATAACAAAAACATGACAGGTAGCTAACATACTACCTATTAGGTAggtattttgtgttgttttgttgagatagACTATCTAGCTCAGGCTAGACACAGATCCACAAcacagctgagaatgaccttgaattcctgacctTCCTGTTTCCAGCTCTCAAGTCTGGAACGACAGGTGTGAGTTGCCGGGCCTAGTGGGTTGGGTTTGGTTTTAAACTGTCGAGTGATTCTTTAGCACTTttaatgcatgcatacatatatacacatacaaataggtCTCCTTATAGCATTTCCATGCATATGTCACTGTGCTTgttttcatagcatttcatacttttttttttttcacactagCCCACATGCTAGTGAAGTGTGAGGCCTCAAAGTCTGCCTTTCTACCACATTTTCCTCCGAAGAGTTACTCTGTTTCCGAGTCAGGCGTCCTTTGGTTCTGTGCGGTAGGACGCCCACCTTCTCCGGTAGTGAGTCTCTGTTGAACGCTCCGCTTCTAGAATGTGCCGGGGTCGCGGCCCGGGTCTCCCACCCGTCTCCCTGACCGCCAGGCTTTGGTTTACAGGCGAGCTGCAACATCTGCGGGAGGAGATCTCCCTGCTGGAGCGCGAGAAGGAAACTGAGCTGAAGGAGATAGAGCAGGAGCTGCACCTGGCCCAGGCGGAGATCCAGAGCCTGCGGCAGGCGGCGGCCGACTCCGCCACGGAGCACGAGAGCGATGTGGCGTCCCTGCAGGAAGACCTGTGCCGCCTGCAGAATGAGCTGGACGACATGGAGCGCATCCGGGGGGATTACGAACTGGAAATCGCCTCGCTCCGGGCGGAAATGGAACTGAAGACTTCTGAGCCGTCTGAATTGAGCGTTTCGGACTTCTCTGGGATACAAGGTATGTGATCCTCGGGTCTTCACAGGGTCAGCGAAGGAGAGGACGCCACAGAGAGGAAGGGGTGGAAGAGCAGTGCAGATCATGCGTTAGAAACCTCTAGGAGAAAACCCTCGGGCTTGCTTCCAGACTGAGAGAAAAACTCAGCTGTTACATAACCAGTCCACGGCGCTGGAACCGGGAAGGTGCTTCCTGGAGATTCTTAACAGAGAGCTGTTGGGTACTTGTTGATTTGACGATGGGAAGGTCCTCTGGAGGAGACTGTCCAGGTCTGGGGTGGACACAGAAGGACCTGCCACCTTCGGAAACCCTTCCTGCTCCTGTGGCATCAGGGCTATTTGCCTGAACCTGCTTAGACCCAGAATGCCAATTCTTGGGTACATTTAGCCCTCCCCAGAGTAGGAACTTTGGGAGGGGACAAATGAGAGCACAGGACAGCTGGCGAGGAAGAGAGGTTATTTCTGGTAATGCACGTGGTACTCAAAAGCTCCCAGCCCTGTGTTCGGACCGTCTCCCAGCTAGTTGCTAGGATTCGTGACATCAGAGGGCTTGCCTTTTATTCTAGCCTGGATTTATGATCTGGGTACAATGGAGGCCCCTATATTTGTCCAGGTCAAGCGGAGACAGTCAACAAGGAAATCAAAGAACTGCAAGTTTTCCCAGCTGCATTATGCTCTTCAGAAGTGCTTGTGGACTAGCGGTGCTCAGGCGGCAGGGTGGCCAGGGGAAATGGCACAGCTAGAGTAGACCCAACCTGAGGCTCGCTGGGGTAGCAGGCCTGTCTTAGTCAAGTTATAATCTAACTcccaaaaaatatttattttacatatatatgagtactctatctgcatgtacacctacacacccgaagagggcatcagatcccagtacagaaggttgggagccaccatgtgggtgctgggaattgaactcaggacctctggaagagcagccagtgctcttagctgctgaactatctctccagtccctccaaGCCTCATTTCTATATCTGGAACGTGGAACCCACTTGGCTAATACAGCCTTACAGCAGGGTGGGGCACTGGAACAGAAGAGGggcctgagagaaacagagaaacctgGCTATTACATGGAGTTAATTGTAATGTGTCGTTGCTGGTCATGACAAGGAGGTGATGGTCGCATAAGACGCTTCACAGCTGACGACCCTGGGCGAGAATTCCCCCAGGGAATGTTGTACTGGCTTATAAATAaaagattcttttttgttttgtaagttAATCTAAAACTATTCTAAAATAAATTAGAGGTTTATTTAAGCAGGCAATCTTATGCAGGGCTATTTCAAGGATTCAGCGAAGGTCAAGACCATCAAGTCCAATGCTTCGTGGACAGTTAGTTCTCATTAaaggtttccttccttcctttggtaATCTTCAGTAGTATCAGAacgtctttttaaaatttagctATTTAATTACCTGAGACAagtctctgcgtagccctggctgttctagagtctgttctgtagaccaggctggccttacactcacagaggtctgtctgcttctgcctcccacatgcgCAGATGTACATGTGCCACGGTGCCTGGACCCATGTTAAGACCGTTACGTTAGTGATGTTCAGGGACGTGGACTCTTCTGGCAAGTAGCATGTCTTCTCCTGAGGCCAGCTAGGGTATCTTCCGTGTCAGTGCCGGTAGTGCTGGTCTGTGTGTACACAGAGGCAGCCTGGGTGCCGTGCTGTCCACCTCTGTCAGCGCCTGTCTTACCTGTTTGGGACAGGCTCTGTCATTTGAACCCGAAGCTTCCCGCCTTGTTACTCTGGCTCACTCGGGAGCCCCGCGATCCTCTGCTCTCCGCCTCAGAGCTGGGGCTGTAGGTCCAAGCCGCAGTCTCTgacttcttatggagctcctgggaatctgaacttaggtcctcatgtcTACACAGGCAAGCACTTGACCCGCGCAGCAATCTTCCCAGCCCCAggatatcattatttttttttaatatttatttgcttttatttataggcgcatgtgtctgtgtctgtgtctgccacATGTTTGGGTAACTGCTGAGTCTAGAAAAGGGCCCTGGATCCTCTAAAGCTACAGTTACAGGTGCTTCCGAGCCAGAGTTGTGGGCGCTGGAAACCTTTCTATTGATTCTTTGCAAGTTTCCcgtcatgcaccccagtcccactcattcCCATCCCCTCATATCCACTGCCTTTGCACCCTCCTTCCCAAAATTAAAAGCACATGacccgggggctggagagatggctcagtggataagagcactgtctgctcctccagaggtcctgagttcaattcccagcaaccacatggtgtctcacaaccatctacagtgggAACTGATGTCCTGTTCTGGCCTGCAGGGGCCCATGTAGCTAGAATACtcagatgtaaaataaataaaatctttaaaaaaaaaaaaaaaaaaaagcacatgaccCACCAACTACAAAGCAAGAAAAtatctcactgtggaagctggAGTGTGTCACAGAGTGGCCCACAGAGCACCCCTCTGTCCACACGTCTTCAATTGCAGATgctcattgcagtgagtcattggtctgggtCAAGATCTGTGGCTTTTGTGACACCAATGTTGGATCCGCACCGGGactcctcccagttatcctgttgttgctctgtgtcatggagatcctacagCTGGGACACTAGGACATGTCCCAACTGTTTTCATATGATATACGTTTTAGGGTGGGCcaattcagagccctggatctgggcctgggtggtagcagAGCTGCTCAGCCCGCCAGCTGTCCCTTCTccacaccaccagggcaagctctccagcactgctctggcCAGGCTACCCAATGCGGCCGTCAGCAGGAGgcggggccagctctccagctcgcATATGCCCTGGGCCGACCCACCTGGACCCgtgcctccagagccagctccactgtgctgcccagtcaagaCGTGGGGCCCACGCTGccaagtgctgcagcctgtgaggggcAGGGCCCGCTCTCCCACAGGGCCCCACACCTCCCCTGGGCAGCACAGGGCTGGCCCTGGTTGAGGGGgttgagccagccctgaggacgAGAGCACGGGAGAACTGTCCCCACCACTTTTCTGCTGTGAGGTGGCATGGATGTGCGTGTGGggctcccctctctccccctcactACCTGTGCCAGTCAGGAGAGCTAGCTCTGAGGGCATGGGAGTGGGAGAGCTAGCCCCGCCTGCCCCTTCCCTGGGAGAGCACCTGGGAGAGCTCGCCCAGCACCTCACctaggcagcacagtggagctggccttGATGCCGCGGGCATGAGCCAGCCCCGAGGGTGTGAGAGCAACTCCCCTAAaagctggaccatctctccagccctgctggtTCTTATTCATAAAGAGGTAAAACTTGGGTATTTTTAACAACTGGGGAATTTCAGCCAGACCTCTTCTCTGATCTAATGCTTGAGGAGAAGACGATTTTAGGTTGGGATAGCCTTCTCTTTCAGCAGATGAGGGGAAATGAGTGATTTCCTGGTCGTGTGCTAGCTGGCAGGCATAGAGAGGCCCTAGATTTTATCTTAAGCACCATTACTtcccaccaaaacaaacaaaaacctcacaaagactatTTCTGTGTGTCCAGGACATTGTCTTCAGCGTGAAGATGAAGGAAGTAAAGGAAACTCAGAATGTGTGAGCAGGTTTTCTCTGAAAGGCAGGTCTGGGCAGGGGCAGCCGGTCACATCGCGCAGGGTTTTGTACTGAAGGCGTCGTGGAAGATACGGCCCTGCCTCAGTGGGGAGAGTGCTTGCTAGTGGCATGAAGCTCTGTCtgatccccagtaccacataaaaagacaggcttggtggctcagacctgtaatcccagcactcaggaggtgggagCAGGAAGATGTGAAGTTTACAGTCCCAGACCAGCCGAGGCGGCCTGGTTCCGTCCACTGAGGACACGCTCACCGCTctcctctcttctgcttcctcctgcAGAAGAGCTGCAGCAGCTTCGGGAGCGCTACCACTTCCTGAATGAGGAGTACCAGGCCTTGCAGGAGAGTAACAGCAGCCTCACAGGGCAGCTCGCCGAGCTGGAGAGCGACAGGTAACCGTGCAGAGCccttccagaggcagaggcacgcCGGGGTGTGCGGCCCTCCCGGGAGCAGGCGCAGAACGCCAGCAAGCAGTGTCAGCCAGCTACGTGAGCTCTACAGTGCAGTTCTCCTCCGTTCTTGGAGTCCAGCTAGCTcgctttttaaaagtatattatttatttctttatttttacgtATGAGGCTGCTGAATCTGCATGCACACCGGCATTCCAGAAGCAGGCATCAGATCATATTGTAGGTGgtcaccgtgtgggtgctgggaattgaactcaggacctctggaagggcagacagtgctctta
This Meriones unguiculatus strain TT.TT164.6M chromosome 21, Bangor_MerUng_6.1, whole genome shotgun sequence DNA region includes the following protein-coding sequences:
- the Ccdc136 gene encoding coiled-coil domain-containing protein 136 isoform X17: MEAGGGAGAGAAGWSCPGPGPTVTTVGSCEASEGCERKKGQRWASLERRGMQAMEGEVLLPALYEEEEEEEEEEVEEDQVEKGVSLGSLSVGKHRGLSLTETELEELRAQVLQLVAELEETRELAGQHADDSLELQGLLEDERLASAQQAEVFTKQIQQLQGELQHLREEISLLEREKETELKEIEQELHLAQAEIQSLRQAAADSATEHESDVASLQEDLCRLQNELDDMERIRGDYELEIASLRAEMELKTSEPSELSVSDFSGIQEELQQLRERYHFLNEEYQALQESNSSLTGQLAELESDRTRRATERWLESQILRNVVSAESQTSELDFPEPDPHMQLLRQQLLGAEEQMQDMQNKCKSLCSELEELQHHRRVSEEEHKRLQRELKCAQNEVLRCQTSHSVAQPSPAPDPPIFSLPLVGLVVISALLWCWWAETSS
- the Ccdc136 gene encoding coiled-coil domain-containing protein 136 isoform X18 encodes the protein MQAITSELQHLREEISLLEREKETELKEIEQELHLAQAEIQSLRQAAADSATEHESDVASLQEDLCRLQNELDDMERIRGDYELEIASLRAEMELKTSEPSELSVSDFSGIQEELQQLRERYHFLNEEYQALQESNSSLTGQLAELESDRTRRATERWLESQILRNVVSAESQTSELDFPEPDPHMQLLRQQLLGAEEQMQDMQNKCKSLCSELEELQHHRRVSEEEHKRLQRELKCAQNEVLRCQTSHSVAQPSPAPDPPIFSLPLVGLVVISALLWCWWAETSS